The Nitrospira sp. genome contains a region encoding:
- a CDS encoding aminoacyl-tRNA hydrolase: protein MRLLVGLGNPGRAYAQTRHNVGMWVIERAAARWSIRLSPRGTAQRGSGRLGRELIELAGLLDWMNISGPPLKGLLREFTLTPGDLIVVHDDLDLEPGRLRIKLAGGNGGHNGIKSIIESLGTPQFVRMKIGIGRPAPGQDSADYVLEPVSKDELVVFEPCLDRAVDALECLIHRGPEVAMNQFNVREKLTNEEEDTN from the coding sequence TTGCGCCTTCTCGTTGGACTGGGCAACCCCGGCAGAGCCTACGCCCAGACCCGCCACAATGTCGGTATGTGGGTCATCGAACGGGCTGCCGCTCGATGGTCGATCCGGCTCTCACCTCGCGGCACAGCCCAGCGAGGCTCCGGGCGACTTGGAAGGGAACTGATCGAGCTTGCCGGCCTGCTCGACTGGATGAATATTTCCGGTCCTCCACTGAAAGGCCTCCTGCGCGAATTCACGCTCACCCCCGGCGATCTCATTGTCGTCCACGATGATCTGGACCTGGAGCCAGGGCGGCTGCGGATTAAACTGGCCGGGGGCAATGGGGGACATAACGGGATCAAGTCCATCATCGAGTCGCTCGGAACTCCGCAGTTTGTCAGGATGAAGATCGGGATCGGCCGGCCTGCCCCGGGCCAAGATTCCGCCGACTATGTCTTGGAGCCGGTGTCGAAAGATGAGTTGGTCGTCTTTGAACCTTGTCTCGATCGAGCCGTCGATGCACTGGAATGTCTGATTCATCGAGGACCGGAGGTCGCGATGAATCAGTTCAATGTCAGGGAAAAGCTCACGAACGAAGAAGAGGACACGAACTAA